A genome region from Hevea brasiliensis isolate MT/VB/25A 57/8 chromosome 7, ASM3005281v1, whole genome shotgun sequence includes the following:
- the LOC131181372 gene encoding uncharacterized protein LOC131181372: protein MIATLQVKPMLIDQIKVATQSDENYQKLIEEAGDGKKLDLLVNDDGLLLYKGRMCIPNDVKLRQVIMKEAHNSPFDIHPGGTEIYRIVKEHYWWMTQKSQDTIWVIVNRWTKFAHFLPVRMDYSPEKLAKLYIDEIVRLHGVPISIVSDRDPR, encoded by the exons ATGATAGCTACTTTGCAAGTAAAGCccatgttgattgatcaaataaaAGTAGCAACTCAAAGTGATGAAAATTATCAGAAGTTAATAGAAGAAGCTggggatggcaagaaactagaCCTTTTAGTGAATGATGATGGCTTACTACTATacaagggtagaatgtgcattccaaaTGACGTGAAATTGAGGCAAGtcattatgaaagaagcacataattcTCCATTTGACATACACCCTGGTGGAACAGAAATATATAGAATTgttaaagagcactattggtggatg acacagaagagtcaagaTACAATATGGGTCATTGTGAATAGATGGACCAAGtttgcacactttctgccagtgaggatggactatAGCCCAGAGAAATTGGCTaaactatacattgatgagatagtgagacttcatggagtaccGATATCTattgtgtcagatagagatccaag gtag